GAGATCAGCACACTGATTCGCTACGAGGCGCTCAGAGCCGCCTGGGAGCAGTATCCCACGCTGCGGTTCGGATTTCTCAAGAATTTCATGGACGGGACCCTGGGGTCGGCCACAGCGGCTCTGTTCCGGCCGTTCAATGACAATCCCTCGACCTCCGGCGTACTGGTTCAGACTGTCGAGGAGTTGACCAGGAAAGTGCTGATCGCAGACAGGCGCGGTTTCCAGATCGGGATCCACGCTATCGGCACGCGGGCAAACCGCCTGGTGCTGGATATCTACCAGCAGGCGATAGTCGAAAACGGCCGCCGCGACAGCCGTCACCGGATCGAGCACAGCCAGATTCTGACCGAAATGGATATCCCCCGATTCTCTTCTCTCGGCGTGATCGCCAGCATGCAGCCCACCCACTGTATCACCGACAGGAGCTATGCCGAGAGCCGTCTGGGCAAAGCACGCTGCCGGTACGCATACGCCTGGCGCAGCCTGCTCGATGCCGGCGCGGTGGTGGCGTTCGGCAGCGACGCCCCGGTGGAAGCCCTGGACCCGCTGGAGGGACTCTACGCCGCTGTGAGCCGCAAGGACCGCGCCGGCGAGGATGGGCCGGGATGGATTCCGCAGGAGAAAATCTCGATGGCCGAGGCGATCAAACTCTATACAACAGTACCCGCTTATGCGGAATTCCAGGAGTGCGAAAAGGGCATGCTGGTTCCCGGCATGCTGGCCGACCTGGCCGTTTTCGACCGCAACCTGCTGGAAGCGGGCGAGCGCGAAATAATGAGTTCACGAGTATTGTACACCGTGTTCGACGGCGAAATTATTTATGAAAATACATACTGATGTGTCCCGTTTTTCACCCCTCAACACCAGCGGAGGACGAAAATGAAAAGACTGCTGCTCGTATCGCTCTGCCTCTTGAGTTTCTCCATTCTGGCGGCTCAGGACAAGTACCCGGATACCACTCTGGTGCGGCCGGTGGAGATCGACAGCGTGCTGGTCAACCCGGGAATCGGGTTCATGACGTTCCAGCGCTTCAACGGCGATACTCTCAACGCGGGGAGTGGCTGGACCGAGGCAGAGGCCATCGTGTACCAGGATTTCGATGGCGACCTGACCAACCCGGACTACCCGGCCGCCTCGACCGCCTATTTCCGGGTCTACTGGAAGTTCCTTGAGCCGGAAGAGGACAAGTATAACTGGGACATAATCGACAAGGCCCTGAAAACTGCCGCCGAGCGAGGCCAGACCCTGCTGCTGCGTATTGCCCCTTACGGCAGCGGGCCGGAGCGGGATGTGCCTGGCTGGGTGCGGGAGCTTTTCGGAAAGGAAGAAAAACCGGAAGAAAAAAAATATTACAGATGGCGCGTGGATGCAGATGACCCGCGCTATATCGAGCATTTTACCGACATGGTCCACGACCTGGGCGACCGTTATGATGGCCACCCGGACCTGGAGCTGGTCGATATGTCCCTCGTTGGCTACTGGGGCGAGGGGGCTGGCTCGGCGGTGCTGCAGGATAAGACCCGCAAGAGGCTGGTGGATGCTTACCTAGATGCTTTCAAGAAGACGCACAAGGTGATGCTGCTCACCGATGAGAAGACCAACAAGTACGGACGGGAAAAAGGGAAT
This region of Candidatus Glassbacteria bacterium genomic DNA includes:
- a CDS encoding DUF4832 domain-containing protein, which encodes MKRLLLVSLCLLSFSILAAQDKYPDTTLVRPVEIDSVLVNPGIGFMTFQRFNGDTLNAGSGWTEAEAIVYQDFDGDLTNPDYPAASTAYFRVYWKFLEPEEDKYNWDIIDKALKTAAERGQTLLLRIAPYGSGPERDVPGWVRELFGKEEKPEEKKYYRWRVDADDPRYIEHFTDMVHDLGDRYDGHPDLELVDMSLVGYWGEGAGSAVLQDKTRKRLVDAYLDAFKKTHKVMLLTDEKTNKYGREKGNVGWRVDCIGDLGFWAKDPGGWTHMWDYYPQGIIDFGMADAWKTAPVTLEICGTLLNWRDKQGYNLEQVRYIFDQSLKWHISSFNAKSSAVPPEWWPEVNRWLNKMGYRFVLRRISYPDKVRPHGKLGFRTWWENKGVAPIYREYTLALRMVGKNRTEEFYFDEDMRGWLPGDIIWNDAAFLPVDMPEGDYELQIGILDKRTRKPAVQIAIEGRRSDGWYPLGKIAVKEDSLK